From the Acidimicrobiales bacterium genome, the window TCGCCTCGTCGCTGCCCGGCCGCCTGCTCACGAGGGCCTGGGCGCGCGGCCTCGGGCGCGAGCGGGTGGGCGCCGGCGTCGTGCACGCGACGTCGCTCGCCGTTCCCCCGACCGACCGCCCGCTCGTCGTCACGGTGCACGACCTCGCCTGGCGCGCCCTGCCGGCCGCCTTCCCGCGCCGGGGGAGGCGCTGGCACGAGGCGGCGCTGCGGCGCGCCGCGCGCCGCGCGGCGCGCCTCGTCGTGCCCTCCGAGGCGGTGCGCGACGCCCTCCTTGACGCGGGGCTCGGGCTCGAGCCCGCCGACGTCGCCGTCGTCGAGGAGGGTGCCGACCACCTCCCCCCGCCCGACCGCCCGGCGGCGGCGGCGCTGCTCGGTCGCCTCGGCGTGCGCGGGCCCTACCTCCTCAGCGCGGGGACCCTCGAGCCGCGCAAGAACCTCGCCCGTCTCGTGCGCGCGTACGGCGCCGTGCGGGATCTGCTCCCCGAGCCGTGGCCGCTCGTCGTGGCCGGACCCGCGGGCTGGGGCAGGGGCGTCCCGCCGGCGCCCGGCGTGGTCCTCGCCGGCCGGGTCGACGACGCGGTCCTCGCCGCCCTGTACGAGGGGGCTCGGCTGTTCTGCTACGT encodes:
- a CDS encoding glycosyltransferase family 1 protein is translated as MSTRRVPARSGRPGRTPEVLLVVEQLRRRVPGGIGTYVAGLLAGLAALAPEAPSVALLASRPASEPDPLERFGFPVVASSLPGRLLTRAWARGLGRERVGAGVVHATSLAVPPTDRPLVVTVHDLAWRALPAAFPRRGRRWHEAALRRAARRAARLVVPSEAVRDALLDAGLGLEPADVAVVEEGADHLPPPDRPAAAALLGRLGVRGPYLLSAGTLEPRKNLARLVRAYGAVRDLLPEPWPLVVAGPAGWGRGVPPAPGVVLAGRVDDAVLAALYEGARLFCYVPLLEGFGLPVVEAMRAGTPVVASPVPAAGGAAHLVDPLDVEAIAEGLRAVALDEALRRRLVEAGRSRVAGLTWRSAAAAHVAQWEAVRARGTRGR